A portion of the Candidatus Aminicenantes bacterium genome contains these proteins:
- a CDS encoding tetratricopeptide repeat protein: MAKKILIPVVIILALMVPARHTALAAADAKELALQAEKKLDEGDRLANEGKLAEAAAVFQQAAELYEQALKTDPNNSSSRQNYAYSLGERGMIYVRKGQQAIKDKQYAPAADCYNAAIAAYDSALKKLPQEKNFQVNRRHCRHEWGLAQFQAKLAANGPAYPFQLNGLDGSPVGLAKMKGRVVLLEFSAGL; encoded by the coding sequence ATGGCAAAAAAGATCCTGATCCCGGTGGTCATCATTCTGGCGCTTATGGTTCCGGCCCGACACACGGCGCTCGCCGCCGCCGACGCCAAGGAATTGGCGCTGCAGGCGGAGAAGAAGCTGGATGAAGGGGACCGCCTGGCCAACGAGGGCAAGCTGGCGGAGGCCGCGGCCGTCTTCCAGCAGGCGGCGGAACTCTACGAGCAAGCCCTGAAAACAGATCCCAACAATAGTTCCTCCCGGCAGAATTATGCTTACAGCCTGGGGGAGCGGGGAATGATCTACGTCCGCAAAGGTCAGCAAGCCATCAAGGACAAGCAATACGCACCGGCGGCCGACTGTTACAACGCCGCGATTGCGGCCTACGACTCGGCCTTGAAAAAGCTGCCCCAGGAAAAGAATTTCCAGGTCAACCGCCGCCACTGCCGCCACGAGTGGGGTCTGGCGCAATTCCAGGCGAAGCTTGCCGCCAACGGGCCCGCCTATCCCTTCCAGCTCAACGGCCTGGACGGTTCCCCGGTCGGCCTGGCCAAAATGAAGGGCCGGGTGGTGCTGCTGGAATTTTCGGCGGGCTTG
- a CDS encoding tetratricopeptide repeat protein, with translation MKKFLLLLSLAGVSVSLLAQTGMIGAIKGTVRDGKTQALLADVKIVVTDPQSKGKHEVRTDKDGYAYMSGLYPGNYEITFEKEGYVPASTTLRLAPGETRDINLTLEPALQAEKGAGLFNKGLQLVNEEKYTDAVGAFSQSLVENSGNFLAYYYRGFCQEKQGNADAALPDYIKTVELKPDFVLGLASLAKVYAKKGDFAKAVVHYKKVYDLGTTDTNSLYNYGVSLVNLGKNAEAKTMFEKVLTIDATHADACYQLGLILLGLGDMAKAKECLKTFLALAPEHKDAATAKAIIDSLK, from the coding sequence ATGAAGAAGTTTCTTTTGCTGCTGTCGCTGGCCGGCGTATCTGTTTCCCTGCTGGCCCAGACAGGCATGATCGGCGCCATCAAGGGAACGGTCCGGGACGGCAAGACCCAGGCGTTGCTGGCGGATGTCAAGATCGTCGTGACCGATCCCCAATCCAAAGGCAAGCACGAGGTGCGGACCGACAAGGACGGATATGCATACATGAGCGGCCTCTATCCGGGAAACTACGAAATCACTTTCGAGAAGGAGGGCTACGTCCCCGCGTCAACCACGTTGCGTTTGGCTCCGGGGGAAACTCGGGACATCAACCTGACCCTTGAACCGGCCCTGCAGGCGGAAAAGGGAGCGGGACTTTTCAACAAGGGCTTGCAGCTGGTGAACGAAGAGAAATATACCGATGCCGTCGGTGCCTTCTCCCAGTCCCTGGTCGAAAATTCGGGAAATTTCCTGGCTTACTATTACCGCGGTTTTTGCCAGGAAAAGCAGGGCAACGCCGATGCGGCATTGCCCGACTACATCAAGACGGTCGAGCTGAAACCCGATTTTGTCCTGGGCCTCGCCTCTTTGGCCAAAGTGTATGCCAAGAAAGGCGATTTTGCCAAGGCGGTCGTCCACTACAAGAAGGTCTATGACCTGGGAACCACCGATACCAACTCCCTCTACAACTATGGCGTTTCTTTGGTCAACCTGGGAAAAAACGCCGAAGCCAAGACCATGTTCGAAAAGGTGCTCACCATCGATGCCACCCATGCCGACGCCTGCTACCAGCTCGGCCTCATCCTGCTCGGCCTGGGCGACATGGCCAAGGCCAAGGAGTGCCTCAAAACGTTCCTGGCCCTCGCCCCCGAACACAAGGACGCCGCCACCGCCAAGGCGATCATCGATTCGCTGAAATAG